The DNA sequence CGCTCCCTGGAACGCATCATGGCGGAGGAGGGTCCGCTGGGCCCGTGCGAAACGGCCCGGATCGGCATCGGCCTGCTCGCGGCTCTGCGCCAGGTCCACGACCGGGGGGTGCTCCACCGTGACATCAAGCCGGGCAACGTCCTGGTGGAGACGGAGGTGGCACGCGGGCGGGGCCGGGTCGTCCTGACGGACTTCGGCATCGCGGCGATCCAGGACGCGAAGGCGCTCACCATGGTCGGCATGCTGGTCGGCTCGCCCGACTACATGGCCCCCGAGCGCATCTCCGGGCGCCCCCAGGGCCCACCGTCGGACATCTGGTCCCTGGGTGCCACCCTGTGCGCGGCCCTCGCCGGCCGCTCACCCTTCTCCCGCGACACGACCCTCGCGACCCTGCACGCGGTCCTGTACGAGGAGCCCGAACTCCCGTCCACGGCAGGCCCTTTGCGTAGCATCCTCGCCGCCCTCCTGGACAAGGACCCGACCCTCCGCCCCGGCCTGGACACCCTGGAAACGGCCCTCCAGCCGGTGGCCTTCCCGGCACCCACCCCGACAATGCCGGTGACACCACCGGCGCCGGCCATGGGTGCGCCGGGGAGCGGCGAGCCAGAGACCCTGGCGGGGCCTGGGGGGTCGGGCGCCGGGGGTGTCGCTGGGCCCGGTGAGTTGGACGCCGAGGGCGCTGCCGATTCCGGTGCGTTGGGCGCGGGGGCTGCTGCGGGCTCCGGGTGGTCGCGCGCGGGGGCTGCCGACGGCCCAGGCCAGTTGGAGGCTGGGGCAGGCACCGAGCCTGGGGTGCCTCGTTCCGAGCAGGACGCAGAGCATGCGCCTGAAGCAGTACGGGGCCCCGACTCCGTACGCCACTCTGCACCCGCACCGGGCCCCGACCCCGCACGCAGCGCCGACCCCGCACGAAGCGCGGCCCCTGAACCAAGCCCCGCCCCCGTACATCACAGCGGACCCGAGCCCATACCCAGCCCGCCCCCTGAACCTGCCCGCCCCGAGCCCGAACGCGGCGGCGCGGCCCCGGACTCCGCCGCAGCCACCCCCGACCACCCCGCATCGGCAACGGCGACCCCTCACCTCCCTTGGAACCCGAAGTCCCCGGGGGAATCGCCCACCCCGGCCTACCTGGAAACCCCCCGCGTCCCGCCCAGGCCCGACCCCCGGCAGCCGGACGACGTACACGACGCCATCCCGCCACCGCCACCGAACCCCACCCCCACCCGCACGCCCACACCCACCCCACCCCTCACCTCAACCCCCACCACTCGCGTCCCGGCCGCACCCGAGGCCAAGGCGCCCGCGCCCGAAGCGGTCGCCGCTGCTCCCTCGAACGGCACCCCGCCCCCAGCGACGGAGGAGCCCCCTCGCGCCCCCAACGCCTCCACCGAACTCGCCTCCCGGGCCAGTTCAGAGGTGCGCTCGCCCACCCCGGCCGGCGATTCCGGTAGCGCGGGACCCCGCCGCAACGGCGTCTCCCTGGTCCGCTCCGAAGCGGGGACCGAGCGGCGGCCGGCGCCGGGGCCGGGCCCCGCACCCGGCGGCCCCGGTACCGGTCCTTACGGCGCCAGGCCTCCCACCCCTCCCGCCATGCCGCCCGGCGAACTCCCCGGCCCGGCCGTCCCGGCCGAGCGCCGGCGCGGGCGGCATCGCCGTACGACTCTCATCGCCGCCGTCGCAAGCGTCGCCGCCGGCGCCGTCGTGGCGGTCGTCCTGGTGGCCAACTCCGGTTCGCCCGAGGACGACAAGGCAAGCTCCTCCCCGTCACCCCTCGCCTCGGCCGCGTCCTCCCCGGGCGCCGGCCCCTCGTCCACGGTGGAGGGCACGTCGAGGCCGCAGAGCCTGCCGCCCGGCGCGCGCCGTGAGGCAGGCGGGTTCGCGTGGGCGCCCCCCGAGGGCTGGCAGCGGGACGTCAAGACCGGGTCGGAGGTGCACTACACGTCACCGGACGCCAAGCAGGAACTCGCCGCCAAGTCCTCCCTGGCCCGCAACGACCTCATGGATTCCTGGCAGAAGTCGGAGCAGAACGCCCAACAGGGCCGGGACTACAACAAGATGCGCCTGGAGCGGACGACGTTCCGCGGACACCCGGCGGTGGTCTGGGAGTACACCTTCACCCTCGACGATCTCCCTTGGCACGCCCGGCTGCTGGGCTTCACGGTCGACGGGAAGTCGTACCAGATCAACACGTGGTACCAGCCGGACATGGAAGAGCAGGCACTGAAGACCTACGAGAAGGTGAAGGACAGCTTCACCGTGCTGTGAGCACAAATGCCGAGGGGCCCTCGGAACGCGCAAGCGTCCCAAGGGCCCCTCGGCCTGTTTCTCGGCCTGTTCTCAGCCCGTGGCCGAGGGGGGCAGAGGTCAGCCGGTCCGGGTCAGCCGGTCTTGACCTCGTCGCGCGGCGCGTCCGACGCGGCAGCGGCCTCGACACTCGCGGGGCCGTGTCCGCCGCGCACCATCTGCTTGATGAAGGCGACGGCCAGCACGAGCGCGGCCACCAGCAGCGACAGCAGCACGGTCTTGCGGCCGTCGTGCTCGGTGTCGGTGAGCATGTAGCCGAGGACGAACACGATCAGCGCGGCCGTGGCCCAGGTCAGATACGGGTACAGCCACATCTTCACGACCAGCTTCTCCGGCGCCTCGGCCTTGATGATCTTCCGCATGCGCAGCTGCGAGAAGCAGATCACCAGCCAGACGAACAGCGCGACCGCACCCGAGGAGTTGACCAGGAAGAGGAAGACGGAGTCCGGGAACTTGTAGTTGAAGAACACGGCCACGAAGCCGAACACGACGGACACGAGGATCGCCGTGCGCGGCACGCCGTTGCCGGTCGTGCGGCCGAAGGACTTCGGCGCGTCACCGCGCTGGCCGAGGGAGAAGGCCATGCGGGAGGCGGTGTAGAGGCCGGAGTTGAGGCAGGACAGCACCGAGGTCAGCACGATGAAGTTCATGATCTGACCGGCGTGCGGGATGCCGAGGGAGTTGAGCGCCGCGACGTACGAACCGTCGTCGGCGATGGACTTGCTGTCCCACGGCAGCAGGGCCACGACGACGAAGATCGAGCCGAGGTAGAAGACGGCGACACGCCAGATGATGCTGTTGGTGGCCTTGGTGACGGCCTGCTGCGGGTTCTCGGACTCACCGGCGGCGAGGGTGGCGATCTCGCTGCCCATGAAGGAGAAGACGACGAGCAGCACACCGGTGAGGATGGCACCGGGCCCGTTGGGCAGGAATCCGCCGTGCTCGGTGAGGTTGCTCAGGCTGGCCTGCTCGCTGTCGACGCCGGGCAGCAGCCCGAACACGGCCAGCCCGCCGATGATGATGAACGCGGCGATGGCGACGACCTTGATCCCGGCGAACCAGAACTCGAACTCGCCGTACGACCCCACGGAGACGAGGTTGGTGGCGGTCAGCACCACCATCACGATCAAGGCCCAGCCCCACTGCGGGACGGCCGGAATCCAGCCCTCCAGGATCACCGCACCGGCGGTCGCCTCGACCGCCAGCACGACCACCCAGAAGAACCAGTACAGCCAGCCGATGGAGAAGCCGGCCCAGCTGCCGAGCGCGCGGTCGGCGTGGGCGGAGAACGATCCGGAGGTCGGGTTCGCCGCGGACATCTCACCGAGCATCCGCATCACCAGCACCACGAGCGTGCCGACGAGGGCGTAGGAGAGAAGGATGCCGGGGCCCGCGGTGGCGATACCGGAGCTGGACCCGACGAAGAGTCCGGCGCCGATGACACCGCCGATGGCGATCATGGACAGATGGCGGTTCTTGAGCCCGGCCTGTAGACCGTGGCCGCCTGCGGCCGGTTCGGCCGGTCCGGCCGATTTCTGGGTCGGCTGCGAAGTCATGGAACGGATTTCCTTTGCGCCGTGGTGAGCGGTCCTCGTACTAGCGGGGTGCATGAGGCGTACGAGTCGGACCAGTGAATCGGAGGAGAACGGATTCGGGAACCTTTGATTCGGGATTGTTACTTGAGGTTTTCTTGAGCTTCCATGGTGTGCGTCACAATTGACGCCATTGACACCCGGCGCTGCTGCCCCGAAACACCCGTGTCACACTCGTTCCATGCGCGTGTATCTCGGCTCCGACCATGCGGGCTTCGAACTCAAGAACCACCTCGTCGACTGGCTCAAGGCGGCCGGCCACGACCCGGTGGACTGCGGCCCCCACATCTACGACGCCCAGGACGACTACCCGCCCTTCTGCCTCCGCGCGGCGGAGAAGACGGCCGCGGACCCCGATGCCCTCGGCATCGTGATCGGCGGCTCGGGCAACGGCGAGCAGATCGCCGCCAACAAGGTCAAGGGCGTCCGTGCGGCGCTGGCCTGGAGCGAGGAGACGGCCTCCCTCGGCCGCCAGCACAACAACGCCAACGTCGTCGCCGTGGGCGCCCGCATGCACACCCAGGACGAGGCGACCAAGTTCGTCGAGACCTTCCTCAACACCCCGTACTCGGGCGAGGACCGCCACACCCGCCGCATCGAAATGCTCTCGGCCTACGAAACGACGGGCGACCTCCCCCCGATCCCGCCGCACCACCCGCAGCAGTAGTCACAGGCCGGCACCCGAAGACGCCGGTCCGGGCATTTCAGCCCGTCTGGGGGTACCCGCTCTGGGGGAGTTTGAGGACGAGGCCCGTTCAGGGCCGACAGCGGGGGGTCTGGGGGCGGCAGCCCCCGGGGGCCGGGGTCGAAGGGGCAGAGCCCGTGGGGGACGGGAAGGGTAGGGGGCGGCGGGGGCGAAACCCCCTGCCCCGCCGCCGCAGGCACCCGCACACCAACAAGGAGCCACCGTGCCCGAGGGCCACACCATCCACCGTCTGGCCCAGGACTACGCCACCGCATTCCTCGGCACCACCCCCCGCGTCACCAGCCCCCAGGGCAAGTTCTCAGACGCCGCGGCCCTCCTCGACCGCGCGGAACTCACCCACACCGAGGCCCACGGCAAACACCTCTTCCTCGCCTTCCGCGACACCGACTGGGTCCACATCCACCTCGGCCTCTTCGGCAAGGTCAACTTCGGCGACGCCCCCGCACCCCCACCCACGGACACCGTCCGCCTGCGCCTCGCGAACACCACCGCATACGTCGACCTCCGCGGCCCCACCACCTGCGCCCTCATCACCCATGCGGAGAAGCAGGCGATACACGACCGCCTGGGCCCGGACCCCCTCCGAGCCGACGCGGACCCGCACACCGCCTACAGCAGAATCTCCCGCAGCCGTACGACCGTCGCCGCCCTGCTGATGGACCAGAAGGTCATCGCCGGCGTCGGCAACGTCTACCGCGCCGAGGTCCTCTTCCGGCACCGCATCGACCCGTACCGCACGGGCAGGGACATCACCCCCGCCCAGTGGGGCGCCATCTGGACGGACCTCGTCGACCTCATGCGCGAGGGCGTCCGCAACAACCGCATCGACACCGTCCGCCCCGAGCACACCCCGGAGGCGATGGGCCGCCCGCCCCGCATCGACGACCACGGCGGCGAGGTCTACGTCTACCGCCGGGCCAACCTGCCCTGCCACATCTGCGGGGGCGAGATCCGCACCGCCGACCTGGCCGCCCGCAACCTCTTCTGGTGCCCGGACTGCCAGACACCGTGACCGACCCCGCAACCGGTCCCCGCGACCGGTTGACCCGGCGTCAGAACCCGTGCGGCAGCCACGGAGCCACCGCGGAGGCGAACCCCACGGACGCCTCGGACAACGCCCCCTGCCGCAGCTCCCGCACCCGCCCGGCGCCACCCAGCGCCGCCAGGCTCACGCCGCCGAGATAGGCCGCCCCCAACTCCCGTACGGACAAGGAGAGATCGGCGGCGTCCGTCGTACGCTCGCACGACGCGCCCTTGGCATCCCCCACCAGCCGCCAACGCCCCGAGTTCCAGGGGCAGAAGGCGTCCTCGACCTCGAACACGACGTCCACCGGCGCCTGATACGTCCTCGCCGCCAGCGCGGGCCCGACGTCCACCAGCCGTACGTGCAGGGCGTCCTTCACCCGTACACCGCACCGCCGGATGTCCGACACCTGGTGCTGCCACGCCTCGTCGACCGGCCGCGACCGCACCGTCACCTTGGACGTCAGGTCGATGCCGAACAGGAACCGCCACAGCGCCGCCTCCGCCGCCGGGGTCAGGGCCTGGACGTCCCGCAGGTGCACGGCACCACAGGGGCCGTTGCCGTCCCACTCCGGCTTGACGCGGAAACGTGCGTACCCGACGACCTCGCCGTCCAGTTCGGCCAGCACGCACTGCAGTGGCGACGCGCCCTCCCGGTCGCTCTCCGGGTCGAGCAGCCCGAGCCGCTCCCAGCCGGGCAGCCGCGCGAGCATCCCCGGCCGTCCGGACACCTTGCGCGCGTACAGCGCCTCGCACACGTCGAGGACGTCGGCCGGTACGGCGTAGCGCAGACGTACGTCGTCGGTGCCGGCCGGCACGGACAGCCGCACGCGCGCGGTGTCGATCTCGGCGCTCACCTGGAAGGTGCCGACGCCGTAGCCGAACCGGCCGTAGATCTCCGGCTCGGAGGCGGTCAGTACCGCCACCGGCCAGCCCCACTCGCGTACGTCGTCCAGCTGCCGGCGCATCATCGACGTAAGGACGCCGCGTCTGCGGTGCGTACCTGCGACGCTGACCATCGTGACCCCGGCGGCGGGCACGGCGGCTCCGCCGGGCACGGTGAGCCGGAAGCTGAACGCGCCGGCCGTCCCCACACAGGTGTCCCCGTCCCAGGCGCCGAGGGAACGGTCGAGCTCGGTGAGGGAGTCCCACAACTCCCGCTCCTCGGCCGCCTCCGGGACTCCGCTGAAGGCACGGATCAGGCTGTCGTACCAGATGCCCCATTCGTCCTGCCGTAGCACCCGCAGCTCGGGGCCGGTGCGGACCGGACGGTCGCTGCCGCTCGCACTGTCTTTCGCCATGAAACATGCCTACCAGGGCATTGCGGGACGAGCGAGGGAATTTCTCGGTGCCGACGCCAAGGCGGCTTTCCTTGAAGTTCACTGTGAAGTCGAACCTCGGACGGGGGACAAGTGGGACCTCCCGTGCCAAGCAGCTGGTCCGATGGATAGGGTCCCGAACTAATGGCAGCAGGACGAGAGCGGCGCACGGTGGCCGAGACGTTCACGGCCCGGTTGAAGATGCAGTGGCACCGGGCCCGCGTCGGCGTGCGCAGAAGTGCCGTGGACTACTTCCGCGGTGACGGCTCCGACTGGATCGCGCTGGCCGGCCTGCTGCTGACGGTCCCGCTGATCTGTGCCGTGACGATGGCCAACCCGGTGTGGTTCTCGCCGGCCGTGCTGGTGCTCCCCATCGTCGCGGGCGGACTGCTGCTGCGCCCGGCGAGCCTGCTGGGCCTGTACGCGGCGGCGGCCACCGCCCTCATCGTCGAGTCGGTGCAGCTGGGCCCGTACACGGAGGGCCCGTCCCGCGTCACCCCGGGCGTGGTCCTGGTCGTGGCGGCGTGCGGCTTCTTCGGCCTGCTCATCGCGCAGTTCCGCAGCCGCGTGGGCGTGCCCTGGCGGCGCGGCGGCACGATGCTCTTCGACCTGCGCGAACGCATTCGCGTCCAGAGCAAGCTGCCGCAGCTGCCGCACGGTTGGCATCGCGAGATGGCCCTGCGCCCGGCGGGCGGCCAGTCCTTCTCGGGCGACTTCGTGGTGGCGGCCCGCACCAACGGCGGCCGCACCCTGGAGGTCGTTCTGACGGACGTCTCGGGCAAAGGCATGGACGCGGCCTCCCGAGCCCTCCTGCTCTCAGGAGCCTTCGGCGGCCTGCTCGGCAGCCTGCCCCCACACGCGTTCCTCCCGGCGGCCAACGGCTACCTGCTCCGCCAGGACTGGGACGAGGGCTTCGCCACGTCCATCCACCTGGTCCTGGACCTGGACTCGGGCGACTACGAGCTCTACTCCGCGGGCCACCCCCCGGGTCTCCAACTCAGCGCGGGCAGCGGCCGCTGGGAGGAGAAGGCCGCCGAGGGCCCCCTCCTCGGCGTGTACGACGGCGCCCAGTTCGACCCCGTGAAGGGCTCCCTCCGCCCCGGAGACGTACTGATGCTCTTCACGGACGGCCTCGTCGAAACGTCGGACCGCGACATCGTCGAGGGCATCGACCGCCTCACCGGAGAGGCCGACCGCTACGTCGCCGGCGGCTTCCACGGCGCCGCCTGGCACCTCATCGAAGCGGTGGCGAAGGACGTCAACGACGACCGAGCCCTCCTACTGATCTGCCGCGAGGGCCCAACGGCCCAAACAACCCTGCCGCACTGACCGGCCCTTCGCGGCGCCGGTCCAGGCATTTCAGGAGGGCGGGAAGGGTAGGGGCGGCGGGGGCGAGACATGCGGCTGGGGCGAGACACTGGACGCGTGACCGAGACCTCCAGAACGCCGCTGTCCCTGACCGCCGTAGAGGACATCGCCCGAACCGCCCACGCAACCCAGACCGACAAGGCCGGACGCCCCTACACCGAGCACCTCGCGGCCGTGGCCGAAGGCGTCCGCACACGCGGCGGCGACGAAGACCAGATCGCCGCAGCCTGGCTCCACGACGCCGTGGAGGACGACGCCCTGACCGCCCAGTGGCTGGAAGAGGCTCCCCTGAGCCCCCGCACCAAGGCCATGGTGCTGGCCCTCACCAAGCGCCCCGGAGAACCCCCCGAGACCTACGCCGCCCGCATCCTCGAAACCCCCGGCGCACTCCTCGTGAAGCAGGCAGACCTGGCCCACAACGCCGACCCCGACCGCCTCGCCACCCTCGACGAACCGACCCGGAAACGACTGACCGAGAAGTACGCACGGATGCGCGCACTTCTCGGTCTGAAAGCGGACTGATCGGCTCAGGCGTTGACCTTCTCGCGAGCGGCGGATCCTTCCCGCTTCTCCCGCTCCCGAGCCAACTCCGCGGCGTCCCGCTTGAACGCCCACTCCATCTTCGGCTCCATCGCGAACCGGAACACCCGCTGCACGGGCGCGGTGCACAACAGCGTCACGCCGACGGCCGCGAGCACGGTGACGAAGATCTCGCCGAGCGGCCGCTGCAGCCAGGCGTGCTCGAACCAGCCCTGGTAGTCACCGGCCTTCACCACGAAGCCGTGCAGCAGATAGCCGTACAGCGTGCCCGCGCCGAGCGCCGTGAACCACATGTGCCGGCGCGGCACCCACGCGAAGAAGCAGGCCGTCAGCACCAGCGAGCAGCCGAACATCGCCAGCACCATGACCGGCCCGCTCCACCACGGCGCGGCCAGCTCCTGCGCGGCGTCACGGTGGTAGAACCACGCGGTGTTCATCCGCGGCACCGCCCACCAGCCGAAGCCGAGCGCCATCGCGAACACCGGCACGGACAG is a window from the Streptomyces sp. NBC_00299 genome containing:
- a CDS encoding Fpg/Nei family DNA glycosylase → MPEGHTIHRLAQDYATAFLGTTPRVTSPQGKFSDAAALLDRAELTHTEAHGKHLFLAFRDTDWVHIHLGLFGKVNFGDAPAPPPTDTVRLRLANTTAYVDLRGPTTCALITHAEKQAIHDRLGPDPLRADADPHTAYSRISRSRTTVAALLMDQKVIAGVGNVYRAEVLFRHRIDPYRTGRDITPAQWGAIWTDLVDLMREGVRNNRIDTVRPEHTPEAMGRPPRIDDHGGEVYVYRRANLPCHICGGEIRTADLAARNLFWCPDCQTP
- a CDS encoding PP2C family protein-serine/threonine phosphatase, giving the protein MAAGRERRTVAETFTARLKMQWHRARVGVRRSAVDYFRGDGSDWIALAGLLLTVPLICAVTMANPVWFSPAVLVLPIVAGGLLLRPASLLGLYAAAATALIVESVQLGPYTEGPSRVTPGVVLVVAACGFFGLLIAQFRSRVGVPWRRGGTMLFDLRERIRVQSKLPQLPHGWHREMALRPAGGQSFSGDFVVAARTNGGRTLEVVLTDVSGKGMDAASRALLLSGAFGGLLGSLPPHAFLPAANGYLLRQDWDEGFATSIHLVLDLDSGDYELYSAGHPPGLQLSAGSGRWEEKAAEGPLLGVYDGAQFDPVKGSLRPGDVLMLFTDGLVETSDRDIVEGIDRLTGEADRYVAGGFHGAAWHLIEAVAKDVNDDRALLLICREGPTAQTTLPH
- a CDS encoding GNAT family N-acetyltransferase; its protein translation is MAKDSASGSDRPVRTGPELRVLRQDEWGIWYDSLIRAFSGVPEAAEERELWDSLTELDRSLGAWDGDTCVGTAGAFSFRLTVPGGAAVPAAGVTMVSVAGTHRRRGVLTSMMRRQLDDVREWGWPVAVLTASEPEIYGRFGYGVGTFQVSAEIDTARVRLSVPAGTDDVRLRYAVPADVLDVCEALYARKVSGRPGMLARLPGWERLGLLDPESDREGASPLQCVLAELDGEVVGYARFRVKPEWDGNGPCGAVHLRDVQALTPAAEAALWRFLFGIDLTSKVTVRSRPVDEAWQHQVSDIRRCGVRVKDALHVRLVDVGPALAARTYQAPVDVVFEVEDAFCPWNSGRWRLVGDAKGASCERTTDAADLSLSVRELGAAYLGGVSLAALGGAGRVRELRQGALSEASVGFASAVAPWLPHGF
- a CDS encoding ribose-5-phosphate isomerase — its product is MRVYLGSDHAGFELKNHLVDWLKAAGHDPVDCGPHIYDAQDDYPPFCLRAAEKTAADPDALGIVIGGSGNGEQIAANKVKGVRAALAWSEETASLGRQHNNANVVAVGARMHTQDEATKFVETFLNTPYSGEDRHTRRIEMLSAYETTGDLPPIPPHHPQQ
- a CDS encoding serine/threonine-protein kinase gives rise to the protein MGRVWRAVDEILDRLVAVKEMRIDGLDPEDTRTRRERTLREARATARIDHPNVVRVYDVVDEGERLWIVMELVAGRSLERIMAEEGPLGPCETARIGIGLLAALRQVHDRGVLHRDIKPGNVLVETEVARGRGRVVLTDFGIAAIQDAKALTMVGMLVGSPDYMAPERISGRPQGPPSDIWSLGATLCAALAGRSPFSRDTTLATLHAVLYEEPELPSTAGPLRSILAALLDKDPTLRPGLDTLETALQPVAFPAPTPTMPVTPPAPAMGAPGSGEPETLAGPGGSGAGGVAGPGELDAEGAADSGALGAGAAAGSGWSRAGAADGPGQLEAGAGTEPGVPRSEQDAEHAPEAVRGPDSVRHSAPAPGPDPARSADPARSAAPEPSPAPVHHSGPEPIPSPPPEPARPEPERGGAAPDSAAATPDHPASATATPHLPWNPKSPGESPTPAYLETPRVPPRPDPRQPDDVHDAIPPPPPNPTPTRTPTPTPPLTSTPTTRVPAAPEAKAPAPEAVAAAPSNGTPPPATEEPPRAPNASTELASRASSEVRSPTPAGDSGSAGPRRNGVSLVRSEAGTERRPAPGPGPAPGGPGTGPYGARPPTPPAMPPGELPGPAVPAERRRGRHRRTTLIAAVASVAAGAVVAVVLVANSGSPEDDKASSSPSPLASAASSPGAGPSSTVEGTSRPQSLPPGARREAGGFAWAPPEGWQRDVKTGSEVHYTSPDAKQELAAKSSLARNDLMDSWQKSEQNAQQGRDYNKMRLERTTFRGHPAVVWEYTFTLDDLPWHARLLGFTVDGKSYQINTWYQPDMEEQALKTYEKVKDSFTVL
- a CDS encoding amino acid permease; amino-acid sequence: MTSQPTQKSAGPAEPAAGGHGLQAGLKNRHLSMIAIGGVIGAGLFVGSSSGIATAGPGILLSYALVGTLVVLVMRMLGEMSAANPTSGSFSAHADRALGSWAGFSIGWLYWFFWVVVLAVEATAGAVILEGWIPAVPQWGWALIVMVVLTATNLVSVGSYGEFEFWFAGIKVVAIAAFIIIGGLAVFGLLPGVDSEQASLSNLTEHGGFLPNGPGAILTGVLLVVFSFMGSEIATLAAGESENPQQAVTKATNSIIWRVAVFYLGSIFVVVALLPWDSKSIADDGSYVAALNSLGIPHAGQIMNFIVLTSVLSCLNSGLYTASRMAFSLGQRGDAPKSFGRTTGNGVPRTAILVSVVFGFVAVFFNYKFPDSVFLFLVNSSGAVALFVWLVICFSQLRMRKIIKAEAPEKLVVKMWLYPYLTWATAALIVFVLGYMLTDTEHDGRKTVLLSLLVAALVLAVAFIKQMVRGGHGPASVEAAAASDAPRDEVKTG
- a CDS encoding HD domain-containing protein, which gives rise to MTETSRTPLSLTAVEDIARTAHATQTDKAGRPYTEHLAAVAEGVRTRGGDEDQIAAAWLHDAVEDDALTAQWLEEAPLSPRTKAMVLALTKRPGEPPETYAARILETPGALLVKQADLAHNADPDRLATLDEPTRKRLTEKYARMRALLGLKAD